One genomic window of Gracilinema caldarium DSM 7334 includes the following:
- a CDS encoding sigma-54-dependent transcriptional regulator, with amino-acid sequence MPHYPETQQAFKILIIDDEKNLRDSIAAYLESEGMEAQTAASGEAGKLLMETERFDAVVVDLKMPGMSGLDFLSWLKDGGPLIPAIMISAHGDIKDAVEAMKRGAADYLVKPFNPDELVVRLRMVVGNARLVATASAMQTVADKKNRKSLSGVDPDWIGSSPAMQEVRSLVERVAPTDSTVLVTGESGTGKEVVARLIHRLSKRADGPFIPINMGGIPENLIESELFGYEKGAFTGADSRKTGLCELASGGTLFLDEVGDMPLPLQVKILRMLQEKKIMRLGGSRQIPIDVRIIAATNKDLEQAVKQGVFREDLFYRLAVIRLRLPPLRDRREDIPILAQLFVDRYAAEMGRPSLKLGTDALELLSRYSFPGNVRELENAVERAVILCEGSELHSRDFSFAGSAMDKAPPPGSFAGDALAGEVKTLEELERAAILRTLALYQGHREKTAQALGITRRTLLNKLKEYQIEG; translated from the coding sequence ATGCCTCACTATCCTGAAACACAACAAGCTTTTAAAATTCTCATCATTGATGATGAAAAAAATCTACGGGATTCTATTGCTGCATACCTTGAGTCAGAGGGTATGGAAGCCCAGACTGCTGCCTCCGGAGAAGCGGGGAAACTGCTTATGGAAACCGAGCGCTTCGATGCGGTGGTGGTGGACTTAAAAATGCCCGGAATGTCAGGCCTCGATTTTCTCAGTTGGCTTAAAGATGGCGGCCCCCTTATCCCGGCGATTATGATCAGTGCCCATGGGGATATTAAGGATGCGGTAGAGGCCATGAAACGGGGTGCAGCGGATTATCTGGTGAAACCCTTTAATCCCGATGAGCTTGTGGTTCGTCTCAGAATGGTTGTTGGGAATGCACGGCTTGTGGCTACAGCCTCGGCAATGCAAACCGTTGCGGATAAGAAAAACCGAAAAAGTCTGTCAGGTGTAGACCCTGACTGGATTGGTTCGAGCCCTGCTATGCAGGAAGTACGGTCCCTGGTGGAACGGGTTGCACCGACTGATTCTACCGTTCTTGTAACTGGGGAAAGTGGAACCGGTAAAGAGGTGGTAGCCCGGCTCATTCACCGGCTCAGTAAACGGGCCGATGGCCCCTTTATTCCTATCAATATGGGGGGTATCCCGGAAAACCTTATCGAAAGTGAGCTCTTTGGCTATGAAAAGGGAGCCTTTACCGGGGCTGATTCCCGGAAAACCGGACTCTGCGAACTTGCCAGCGGAGGAACGCTTTTTTTAGATGAGGTCGGGGATATGCCCCTGCCGCTACAGGTAAAGATCCTCAGGATGCTTCAGGAAAAGAAAATCATGCGCCTTGGGGGGAGCCGCCAGATCCCTATCGATGTGCGGATTATTGCAGCCACCAACAAGGACTTGGAACAGGCGGTAAAACAGGGCGTATTCAGGGAAGACCTTTTCTACCGGCTTGCGGTCATTCGACTGCGTCTTCCGCCGTTGAGGGATCGCCGGGAGGATATCCCGATTCTGGCCCAGTTATTTGTAGACCGGTATGCTGCTGAAATGGGCCGGCCGTCCCTCAAACTGGGTACTGATGCTCTTGAACTGCTTTCCCGCTATAGTTTCCCGGGCAATGTCCGGGAACTGGAAAATGCGGTGGAGCGGGCGGTGATACTCTGTGAAGGTTCTGAGCTTCACAGCAGAGATTTTTCTTTCGCCGGTTCCGCCATGGATAAAGCACCACCCCCTGGTTCATTTGCAGGGGATGCTCTAGCTGGTGAAGTTAAGACCCTGGAGGAACTTGAGCGGGCAGCCATTCTCAGGACCCTGGCGCTGTACCAGGGGCACCGGGAAAAGACTGCC